A genome region from Gigantopelta aegis isolate Gae_Host chromosome 3, Gae_host_genome, whole genome shotgun sequence includes the following:
- the LOC121368315 gene encoding uncharacterized protein LOC121368315, which produces MSFLRNGKGKEKDLLAKKSQFYVEFLGWMETNGLRGVKYTDPVIRELRRRQKQIDRPPKLTIQVSKKELKITQDVEEKKKRSIKKIKFPTIPARDVTFAVQSMRPHDGRPDDVVACIYLGYMPRTGRDVHVHVYRFDEPQTATTFVRMLNQLTDSNEDRIREAERELAAKGQIEPVEYTRESGLGSSDGMSDGPYTGDSAADSAASNSTYSDESPTFDSDDIDPDLQSLSEMQAFDSVTDELRQRLNINRDNAPILLPPTDYDTISRARGNFTKNYEERRCNLLGITGNPALDRTRKESGESGIDVNSPSGENAPLPGSYGGSPTSDPREFIYPPQEAHHPISKQRSGSYKNNSSSHSPPVPRKPNSFVNARDPYFNSSMYNPRQDQLTRHGRQSSQTSNHSAGSFRSQDEEEIVVYQKNTDSPLPPTDYYQEPEVEMRRSGLRQYNNMNRLDLGRSLSPQMLRRELGSTNPRAAGGVDMYDIRRSQNDVVQYSDGFNSPRSGYNSPRPGTGDFPVRRVHSMLR; this is translated from the coding sequence ATGTCGTTTTTAAGAAATGGAAAGGGCAAGGAAAAAGACCTGTTGGCCAAAAAGTCTCAGTTTTACGTCGAGTTTCTGGGATGGATGGAAACCAATGGACTGCGCGGTGTCAAGTACACGGATCCGGTAATCCGGGAATTACGTCGGAGACAGAAGCAGATCGATCGACCACCGAAACTCACTATTCAGGTTAGCAAGAAAGAACTGAAAATTACACAAGATGtcgaagagaaaaaaaaaagaagtataaaaaagataaaattcCCCACTATTCCCGCTCGAGATGTGACATTCGCGGTGCAGTCCATGCGTCCGCACGACGGCCGGCCGGACGACGTCGTTGCGTGTATTTACCTGGGCTACATGCCCAGGACGGGCCGAGACGTCCACGTCCACGTGTACAGGTTCGACGAGCCACAGACGGCCACCACGTTTGTTCGCATGCTAAATCAACTGACGGACAGCAACGAGGATCGAATCCGAGAAGCGGAGAGGGAACTGGCAGCTAAAGGTCAGATCGAGCCGGTGGAGTATACGAGAGAAAGCGGTCTGGGGTCGTCGGACGGAATGAGCGACGGACCGTACACAGGCGACTCCGCCGCCGACTCCGCCGCCAGCAACAGCACCTACAGCGACGAGTCGCCGACGTTCGACAGCGACGACATCGACCCGGACCTCCAGAGTCTGTCTGAGATGCAGGCCTTCGATTCGGTGACCGACGAGCTGAGGCAGCGACTCAACATCAACAGAGACAACGCGCCAATTCTGCTGCCGCCGACAGACTACGACACCATCAGCCGAGCTCGAGGAAACTTCACGAAGAATTACGAAGAGAGACGATGTAATCTCCTTGGAATCACTGGCAACCCAGCGCTCGACAGGACTCGCAAGGAGTCGGGAGAAAGTGGAATAGACGTGAACTCCCCTTCAGGCGAGAACGCGCCTCTCCCAGGCTCCTACGGCGGGTCTCCGACATCGGACCCAAGAGAGTTCATCTACCCACCACAAGAAGCCCACCATCCGATCAGCAAACAACGATCTGGCAGCTACAAGAACAACAGCAGCAGCCATAGTCCGCCTGTTCCTAGAAAGCCAAACAGTTTCGTTAACGCAAGGGACCCTTACTTTAATAGCAGCATGTATAACCCTCGCCAGGACCAGTTAACTCGACATGGACGCCAGAGTTCACAGACTTCCAACCACAGTGCCGGCAGCTTCCGCTCCCAGGACGAGGAGGAGATCGTGGTCTACCAGAAAAACACGGACTCGCCGCTGCCACCCACGGATTACTACCAGGAGCCAGAGGTGGAGATGAGGAGGTCTGGACTGAGGCAATACAATAACATGAACAGGCTCGACCTGGGGAGGAGTCTTTCTCCTCAAATGTTGAGGAGAGAACTGGGTTCGACCAACCCGCGGGCTGCAGGTGGTGTCGACATGTACGACATCAGACGTTCTCAAAACGACGTCGTTCAATATTCGGACGGGTTTAATTCTCCCAGAAGTGGGTACAACTCCCCACGGCCTGGGACCGGTGACTTCCCCGTGAGACGGGTACATTCAATGCTCAGGTAG